The nucleotide sequence GTTGAGTCCAAAGGATTTTTCAAAGCACGAACGACTTGGAGCAGCTGAATCTGCCGAGGCTCTCGCTGCCGGAACAATTGATGCCTATTTCTGGTCAGGAGGACTGCCCACAGCATCGATTACGGAACTTGGCACCACTCTAAGCAGAAAAGGTGCAAAGATGGAATTTATTCCACTAGCTCCAAATGATCCTGTCGTTCAAAAGTTGCTACAAGATTATCCGGGGATTATGGAGGCAAACACCATACCAAAGGACGTTTACAACACAGAAAAGGACGTGCCTACCCTTGCCTTCTGGAACCTCTTCCTCTGCTCAGCATCTCTTCCTCAGGATGTAGCTTACAAAATGACAAAGACTCTGTTCGAAAACATCAAACAGCTACACGAAGGCGTTAAAGCATCTAAGGACACAACGCCGGAAAATACCGTAAAGTTTATCAAAGGAACAATTCCCTTCCACGATGGAGCCGTAAAATACTTTAAGGAGATAGGAGCAATCAAGTAATTCTCAAATACAGGCAGAGACAATAAAAGTCTCTGCCTGCACACTCCCGATTTAAATGCCCAAATCTCTTTTTAGAAAACCCTCAGACATATTGCACCATTTTGCGAGAGAGAAATTTCTTTTCGCTATCATGCTCTTGATTTTAACCGCTTTAATTGTAAGACCTGTGCTTTTTACGAGAGATGGGAAGGTTGAGCGAGTTGTATGGTTATGGATCTGGAGCAAAATTCAAGTGAGCTTTGTAAACTCCGTAACGGAAAAGATGGTTGAAATCAGTTTCTACCCCTTGTGGAAATTTTCTTTCTTTGTTGCCAGAACAGATCCTGAAACGGAAGCCTATTACACTGGTGGTAAATACCGATGGAATGACCTCTTAAGAAAGGAACACGTTTCATCTTTGAGTTATTGTTCCATAAAAGGCGTTACAATTTGCACTTCAGTGGGCTGCTTTTCAACTGAAGACGGCTGTATTTCTATCAATCTTTTATGGCCATGAAATAATACCGGTGTTTAAGGTCGTAAAATTTTTCCTTTTTATTTCTTGACACAATCCTCTGACAAAGAGTAGAAGAGTAATTGTAAAGACAACATGAAGATACGGCTCAGGTGCTCGTGAGAGCTTAAAAGGGAATCCCGTGAGAATCGGGAGCGGTCCCGCCGCTGTAACCTCTAGTTACTCACCCAAGTAAAGGGGGGTAAAGCTCTTAGCAAATTAAGCCACTGTCCAGCAAAGGATGGGAAGGCTGCTGAGAGTATGGAGGAAGCCAGAAGACCTGCCTGAGGCTGAAAGGGCTTTCGCACGGACGATGCGATATGGTGCCCTCTGGTGGATGAAGAAAACAGGGTGCAATCCCCAGAGTCTTGAAAGGCTCTGGGGTTTTTTATTATGCACCGTCCCTCCTCATCATTTCACAAACCTTAACCCCCGGAATGTCCCCCAGCATTCCGGGGCATCACAAAAAAGGAGGTTAAAAGATGTTCAAAAAAATTGCAATACTTTGTGTGATTTTGCTTTTCACAGCCATTTTTTCAACGGAGGCTCACAGTATGAAAGCATCTAAAGAAGAAAACAAAAAAGCTATACTTCTGGTCACTTTTGGAACCAGTATCCCTGAAGCTCAAAAAGCCTTCGATAACATAGACGCCATGGCTAAAAAAGCTTTTCCAGATATCCCTATTCGCTGGGCTTACACATCCAAAACCATTCGAGCTAAATTAGCCAAACAGGGGAAACAACTCGATTCCCCAGAACTTGCTTTAGCAAAGCTCATGGAAGAAGGTTACACTCATGTAGCCGTCCTTTCTCTTCACGTCATCCCTGGTGAAGAATTCCACACCCTTAACCATAACGCCTCACTTTTTGCTCTAATGGATGGCGGATTCAAAAATATAGTAGTGGGTCAGCCACTTTTATCATCTTACGATGACCTTGAACGAACCGCTGACATAATGCTAAAGACTCTTCCCCAAACAAGAAAACCTCAGGATGCCGTGTTATTCATGGGACACGGAAGCGGAAAACATCCAGCCGACAGCATATACGTTGCCATGAACGCCATTCTCAACAAAAAAGACTCTTACGCATATCTTGCAACTGTAGATGGTCATCCCACTCTTGACGACATCATACCTGAACTAACGGCAAAAAAAGTGAAAAAAGTTTTCCTTGTGCCCTTTATGACGGTGGCGGGTGATCACGCCAGAAATGACATGGCGGGAGATTCTCCTGAAAGCTGGAAATCTATTTTAAATTCAAAGGGTTTCTCCTGTGAACCCATATTGAAAGGCATGGCGGAATATCCTGAAATTGTTAACATATGGCTCGACCACCTTAAAGAGGCTCTTGAGCGCCTTGAGAAATAGGAATTCTATAGCTACAGGGCACTTCACATGAACATTGTCCACAAACATCGGTAAGAGGTATATCGCTGTAAAGACGATCATTTTCAAGAAGCACACGGTAGCAAGTGTGTCGATCAAAATTCCCCCTGGAGTCAATAGCTCCAGCGGGGCATCGATCGACGCATTTACTACAAAGCAAGTTTCTCTTCCACAAACAAAATTCTTCTTTGGGGCGCTGAGTGGGCACCATCTCAGCATCGGTAACAAGACTCCCCAGACGACCACAGCAGCCAGCATGAGTAATAAGCAGCCTGTTGAGCCCAAAAGTCCCAAGTCCTGCAATAAATCCGACATGCTTATGAGACCATCGGCTTAAGAGTCTATCAGCGTCGAAGTTATGAGTTGCCGGGGTAACAACCGCACGATAACCATGAAGAGCCAAAAAATCAGAAAGCTTCTCATTAATCCTGGCTACAAGTGCATTGGTTTCAACATAAACCTTAGCCCAGAGTTTCGAAGCATGAGGGTGAGCTCTGGAATTGTCCACTCCGATTTCTTTAACAAACGGAAGGAAATAAACCAAAACAGTTTTAGCTCCCGGAAGTAGATCATAAGGCATAAGATGATCTGGCGAAACGGCTTGCTTGAGATGTCCAAACAAAGGATCATCGGCACTAGCACATGCTATAATAGGATCATGCCAGATGGTCATGCCGTGAGATTGAGCCAAACCTACAGTTTCAACCACAATAGCGCGTAGCACCTGAAGATCCACTTCTATAAACTCCCCATCTTATTCAAATTGCCCTAATCACTCAGTCCAGCATATCTTCCGCTTCTATCAAGTTCCTCCTCGATCCTGAGAAGCCTGTTATACTTTGCAACCCTGTCTGTTCTTGACAGAGATCCAGTTTTGATCTGCCCGGTTCTTGCTGCGACGGCAAGATCGGCTATGATAGTATCCTCTGTTTCTCCTGATCGGTGAGAAATGATCGTTTTGTAACCGGCTTTGTGAGCCATATCTATAGCTTCAAAAGTTTCGGTAACGGTTCCTATCTGGTTCAACTTTATAAGTACTGAATTTGCCACACCTTTCTGGATTCCCTTAGCAATAATCTTTGTATTTGTTACGAAGACGTCATCACCGACAAGCTGAATTGACCGTCCAAGACGTTCAGTTAGTAGTTTCCAGCCTTCCCAATCACTTTCCGCCATACCATCTTCTATCGACACAATCGGATATCGTTTCACCAGATCTTCATAATATCCTACAAGATCGGCAGAACTTTTTTTCGGCTCTTTTT is from Thermodesulforhabdaceae bacterium and encodes:
- a CDS encoding TAXI family TRAP transporter solute-binding subunit; this encodes MKKLMMLIMSVVLMVGVTVNNLSAEEKTANIIIATGGLGGVYYYYGTAVSEILSQKGGLKATAIQTAASIDNILLIQKKTDPNAGTFYCGTVLPDSAYLAYTGKHEKFKDSPAKDLRVLWAMYPNFLHIVTTSNSGIKSLADLKGKRVSTGAPNSGTEVEAFLVIEAAGLSPKDFSKHERLGAAESAEALAAGTIDAYFWSGGLPTASITELGTTLSRKGAKMEFIPLAPNDPVVQKLLQDYPGIMEANTIPKDVYNTEKDVPTLAFWNLFLCSASLPQDVAYKMTKTLFENIKQLHEGVKASKDTTPENTVKFIKGTIPFHDGAVKYFKEIGAIK
- a CDS encoding sirohydrochlorin cobaltochelatase; amino-acid sequence: MFKKIAILCVILLFTAIFSTEAHSMKASKEENKKAILLVTFGTSIPEAQKAFDNIDAMAKKAFPDIPIRWAYTSKTIRAKLAKQGKQLDSPELALAKLMEEGYTHVAVLSLHVIPGEEFHTLNHNASLFALMDGGFKNIVVGQPLLSSYDDLERTADIMLKTLPQTRKPQDAVLFMGHGSGKHPADSIYVAMNAILNKKDSYAYLATVDGHPTLDDIIPELTAKKVKKVFLVPFMTVAGDHARNDMAGDSPESWKSILNSKGFSCEPILKGMAEYPEIVNIWLDHLKEALERLEK
- a CDS encoding epoxyqueuosine reductase; translation: MDLQVLRAIVVETVGLAQSHGMTIWHDPIIACASADDPLFGHLKQAVSPDHLMPYDLLPGAKTVLVYFLPFVKEIGVDNSRAHPHASKLWAKVYVETNALVARINEKLSDFLALHGYRAVVTPATHNFDADRLLSRWSHKHVGFIAGLGTFGLNRLLITHAGCCGRLGSLVTDAEMVPTQRPKEEFCLWKRNLLCSKCVDRCPAGAIDSRGNFDRHTCYRVLLENDRLYSDIPLTDVCGQCSCEVPCSYRIPISQGAQEPL